Genomic segment of Pacificitalea manganoxidans:
TCCGGGCATGAAGGTCACCGACCTGATCGCGCGGCTGCGCCATTCGACCAAGGGCGTCACGCTGATCTCGCCGCCGCCGCATCACGACATCTACTCGATCGAGGATCTGGCGCAGCTGATCTACGATCTGAAGCAGATCAACCCGCGCTGCAAGGTGACGGTGAAGCTGGTCGCCTCCTCCGGCGTGGGCACGATCGCGGCGGGTGTGGCCAAGGCGAAGGCTGACGTGATCCTGATTTCGGGCCATAACGGCGGCACCGGCGCATCGCCCGCGACCTCGATCAAATATGCGGGTCTGCCGTGGGAGATGGGTCTGAGCGAGGCGCATCAGGTTCTGGCGATGAACAACCTGCGTGAGCGGGTGACGCTGCGCACCGATGGTGGTCTGCGGACCGGTCGTGACATTGTCATGGCCGCGATGATGGGCGCCGAGGAATACGGCATCGGCACCGCCGCCCTGATCGCGATGGGCTGCATCATGGTGCGTCAGTGCCAGTCGAACACCTGTCCGGTGGGCGTCTGCACGCAGGACGACGCGCTGCGGGCGAAGTTCACCGGCAATGCCGACAAGGTCGTGAACCTCATCACCTTCTACGCGCAGGAAGTGCGGGAAATCCTCGCCTCCATCGGCGCGCGGTCGCTCGATGAGGTGATCGGCCGCGCCGATCTGCTGACGCAGGTGAGCCGGGGCAACGCGCATCTCGACGATCTTGACCTGAACCCGCTGCTGGTGACGGTCACGGGCGCAGAGAAGATCGTCTATGACCGCAACAAGCCGCGCAATGCCGTGCTCGACACGCTGGATGCCGAAATCGTGGAGGATGCCGCGCGCTTCCTCGACGAAGGCGAAAAGATGCAGCTGAGTTACGCGGTGCAGAACACGCTGCGGACCATCGGCACGCGCACGTCGAGCCATATCGTCAAGCGCTTCGGCATGCGCAACAACCTTCAGCCCGATCACCTGACGATCAAGCTCACCGGCTCCGCCGGGCAGTCGCTCGGGGCCTTCGGCGCGCCGGGGTTGAAGCTGGAAGTGTCGGGCGATGCCAACGACTATGTCGGCAAGGGCCTGTCGGGCGCGACCGTTGTGGTGCGCCCGCCGATGAACTCGCCGCTTGTCGCGCATGAGAACACGATCATCGGCAACACCGTGCTTTATGGCGCGACTGATGGCTATCTGTTCGCGGCAGGCCGCGCGGGGGAGCGTTTCGCGGTGCGGAACTCCGGTGCGAAAGTGGTGATCGAGGGCTGTGGCTCCAACGGGTGTGAATACATGACCGGCGGCGTTGCGGTGATCCTCGGCTCGATCGGGCCGAATTTCGGTGCCGGGATGACCGGGGGCATGGCCTATCTCTACGACCCCGAAGGTCAGGCCGCAGACATGATGAACATGGAAACGCTGGTCACCTGCCCGGTCACCGTGGATCATTGGGAAGCCCAGCTGCGCGATCTGGTGGAGCGTCACGCGCAGGAAACGGGCAGCCGCCGGGCTGCCGACATCCTGCAGCATTGGGACACCGAGAAGGCCCATTTCGTCCAGATCTGCCCGAAGGAGATGCTGGCCCATATCCCGCATCCGCTGTCGCAGGAGAAGGACGCGATCCCGGCGGAGTGATCGCCGATCCCAACACCATTGCGAAAGGGCCGCGTCATGCGGCCCTTTTTGCATTTCGCGGGGCGGAAGATGGGGCCGAGAGCCGCGCGCTTCGATGTGGCCCTGCAGTCTGTGGCAATCCACAGGATGTCCAGAAGGTCAGCTAACGCATCACCGACCCGCGCGGGACGACGATGTGGCATGGCTTTGCCGAGGCGGGAAAAATCCTGAACCTGCCCCTGCGTCAGACGCTTTCATGCGGTCCCCACAGCCAGTAGAGTGCCCCCGTGGCACGGGCAGCAAAATCCAGACGATCCACCGGCAGCGGGCGGAAATCGACAGCGCGCGGCAAGCGTGGCGGCAAACCTGTGCGGGCCATCCTGCGCCGGGTCGCGCCGTGGCTGCTGGCGCCGGTCGTTTTGGTGTTTTTGCTGATCCTTCTGTTCAGCTTTGCCAACCCGCCGACCACCCACACGATGTGGCGAGAAGCGCGCCGTCTGGGCGAGGTGGAACAGCAATGGGTCGGCATCAACGCCGTCGCGCCGGTCATGCTTCGCTCCGTCGTGGCGGCTGAGGACGCCAATTTCTGCGAACACTGGGGCTTTGACATGGCCGCGATCCGCAATGCGCTGGATAACAACGCGCGGTTCGGGGGCTCGACCATCAGCCAGCAAACCGTAAAGAACGTGTTTCTGTGGCAGGATCGGTCATGGCTGCGCAAGGCGATGGAAGGCGTGATTACCCCGGTCGTGGAAACCGTCTGGTCCAAGCGCCGCATTCTGGAAGTATACCTGAACGTGGCCGAATTCGGCGAAGGCGTGTTTGGCATCGAAGCCGCCGCATGGCGTCATTTCCGGGTGGCACCTGCCAATCTGTCCGCACAGCAAGCCGCGCTGCTTGCCGCGGTTCTGCCCAACCCCAAAGAGCGCTCGGCGTCGAACCCGTCGGCCTATGTGCGGCGGCGGGCCGCGCGGATCGCCGATGGGGCCGCGACAATCCGCAAAGACGGGCGCGCATCCTGTTTCGAGGATTGAAAATCCTCTGTTGCTTGGGCAAGAGGTGTGAACCTCACTCACCCTGTCGCGTTGGATCTACATGAATCGTCTCTTCCATGTCCCGCTGTCGCCGTTCTGCCGCAAGGTCCGCCTCGTGCTGGCCGAGAAAAAGATCGAGGTGGAGTTGGTCGAGGAACGCTATTGGGAGCA
This window contains:
- the mtgA gene encoding monofunctional biosynthetic peptidoglycan transglycosylase, with the protein product MARAAKSRRSTGSGRKSTARGKRGGKPVRAILRRVAPWLLAPVVLVFLLILLFSFANPPTTHTMWREARRLGEVEQQWVGINAVAPVMLRSVVAAEDANFCEHWGFDMAAIRNALDNNARFGGSTISQQTVKNVFLWQDRSWLRKAMEGVITPVVETVWSKRRILEVYLNVAEFGEGVFGIEAAAWRHFRVAPANLSAQQAALLAAVLPNPKERSASNPSAYVRRRAARIADGAATIRKDGRASCFED